Proteins encoded in a region of the Melospiza georgiana isolate bMelGeo1 chromosome 2, bMelGeo1.pri, whole genome shotgun sequence genome:
- the CPB2 gene encoding carboxypeptidase B2 translates to MKMKLYLFFFTFLILVPEKHAFTTPRDEVLWALPQTDEQVEALQDLLNTTEVILWQPVVVENIQKDREVHFYVRASSINSIKSQLRQLTIQHKVLMGDVQGIIEKQTVNDTVNARGSSSYYENYHSMQEIYRWMEAVVKVHSDLLQKIYIGSSYEKRPLYVLKISKSKEKSKNAIWIDCGIHAREWISPAFCLWFIGHAIHVRERDRTMTTLLEHFDFYVMPVINVDGYAYTWSHPSNRLWRKSRSSHGNSKCIGTDMNRNFDAHWCGPGASHFECHETYCGPYPESEPEVKAVARFIRDHKDTIKAYITMHSYSQLVLFPYSYTTNKSKDHEELESLAQKAAKAIKRTTWKTYRPGAGAQTIYLAPGGSDDWAYDLGIKYSFTFELRDTGTYGFLLPPREIKPTCLEALSAVKEIAQHVLQNL, encoded by the exons ATGAAGATGAAGCTTTACCTgttcttttttacctttttaatCTTGGTTCCAGAGAAGCATGCCTTCACTACTCCAAG GGATGAAGTTTTGTGGGCTCTCCCACAAACTGATGAACAAGTTGAAGCTCTTCAGGATTTACTGAACACCACTGAG GTCATTCTCTGGCAACCTGTTGTGGTTGAAAACATCCAGAAGGACAGAGAAGTCCATTTCTATGTCAGGGCATCCAGCATAAATAGCATAAAATCTCAGTTAAGGCAACTGACCATCCAACACAa AGTCTTGATGGGAGATGTTCAAGGAATTATTGAAAAACAGACTGTCAATGACACAGTCAATGCTCGTGGATCTTCCTCATACTATGAAAACTACCATTCAATGCAAGAA ATATACCGTTGGATGGAGGCAGTAGTGAAAGTCCATTCTGATCTCCTCCAGAAAATATATATTGGATCATCCTATGAAAAGCGACCGCTTTATGTTCTGAAG ATTTctaaaagcaaggaaaaatcaaaaaatgCCATATGGATTGACTGTGGTATCCACGCTAGAGAATGGatttctcctgctttttgcCTGTGGTTCATAGGTCAT GCAATCCATGTGCGTGAGAGAGATCGGACCATGACAACGCTTCTGGAGCACTTTGATTTCTACGTCATGCCTGTGATAAACGTGGATGGCTATGCGTACACATGGAGCCACCCCTCT AATCGACTGTGGAGGAAAAGCCGCTCCTCACATGGTAACAGCAAGTGCATCGGTACTGACATGAACAGGAATTTTGATGCACACTGGTGTG GTCCAGGAGCATCTCACTTTGAATGCCACGAGACATACTGTGGACCCTACCCAGAGTCTGAGCCTGAAGTGAAAGCAGTGGCTCGCTTTATCAGAGACCACAAGGACACCATTAAAGCCTACATCACCATGCACTCCTACTCCCAGCTGGTGCTGTTTCCATATTCTTACACTACGAACAAAAGCAAGGACCACGAAGAGCTG GAAAGTCTGGCACAGAAAGCAGCTAAAGCTATAAAGAGGACAACTTGGAAAACTTACAGACCTGGTGCTGGTGCACAAACAATCT ATTTAGCTCCTGGAGGATCTGACGACTGGGCTTATGATCTTGGCATTAAATATTCTTTTACCTTTGAGCTTCGTGACACAGGAACTTACGGATTTTTGCTTCCTCCTCGAGAAATCAAGCCAACTTGCTTAGAGGCCCTTTCTGCTGTCAAAGAGATAGCTCAACACGTTCTACAAAATTTGTGA